The proteins below come from a single Spiroplasma endosymbiont of Atherix ibis genomic window:
- a CDS encoding ribonuclease H family protein, with translation MKNKKYYAVKKGKTPGIYSSWKECEEQIKGFSGQEYKSFLTEEEAQKYLDFNKEVTEIDESNFVLVAYTDGSFDPQTEDIFKAGGVIIKENKIIKKISYKYKEKRWMSSNNIAGEIAAVMEVILWAIKNNYKNILIYVDYEGIIKWSNNEWLAKENISKDFKYFLNEYKKDIIIKFKKVKSHSNNLFNDLADSLAKQGKDFKSASDLINRMYNYVNPFEIDKYIETAITKKFKTLELVNRNNNKIKEEFILKDTVSNDEFTFSISKNGLFTMYQEKEENIKKQGFKFKEYIDKNFSQEIKRKNKIISIKTNIISFEEILKILENYNFNKIDNKQINVKDASDNKLTINFYKNSLVIQGGLTSLFIEVVFLLINYFKNILLDQEIINIIENIIDEFDYEQKENTDFDSDIELLENIPDSLKELIRQTPKLIVIIRNYDDNFKDYCFILTSTFRVLETLIADFIMKKSSKKPPLLIKKDGWIKFNIFNKNKEGERIITDKTISEDNSLLIIEGYNLYKEYRNSYLHGNLLPDNLKKINSLEEVENIFNKILEWIKKINDKI, from the coding sequence ATGAAAAATAAGAAATATTATGCTGTTAAAAAAGGAAAAACACCAGGTATTTATTCTTCATGAAAAGAATGTGAAGAACAAATTAAAGGTTTTTCAGGTCAAGAATATAAATCTTTTTTAACTGAAGAAGAAGCACAAAAATATTTAGATTTTAATAAAGAAGTTACAGAAATAGATGAATCAAATTTTGTTTTAGTAGCTTATACAGATGGAAGTTTTGATCCTCAAACTGAAGATATTTTTAAAGCTGGAGGAGTAATTATAAAAGAAAATAAAATAATTAAGAAAATTTCTTATAAATATAAAGAAAAAAGATGAATGTCATCAAACAATATAGCTGGTGAAATTGCTGCTGTTATGGAAGTTATTTTATGAGCTATTAAAAATAATTATAAAAATATTCTAATTTATGTAGACTATGAAGGAATAATTAAATGATCAAATAATGAATGATTAGCAAAAGAAAATATTTCAAAAGATTTTAAGTATTTTCTAAATGAGTATAAAAAAGATATAATTATAAAATTTAAAAAAGTTAAATCCCATTCCAATAATTTATTTAATGATTTAGCAGATAGTTTAGCTAAACAAGGAAAGGATTTTAAAAGTGCATCAGATTTAATAAATCGAATGTATAATTATGTAAATCCATTTGAAATAGATAAATATATTGAAACTGCAATAACAAAAAAATTTAAAACATTAGAATTAGTTAATAGAAATAATAATAAAATAAAAGAAGAATTTATTTTAAAAGATACAGTTTCAAACGACGAATTTACTTTTTCTATTAGTAAAAATGGTTTATTTACTATGTATCAAGAAAAAGAAGAAAATATAAAAAAACAAGGATTTAAGTTTAAAGAATATATCGATAAAAATTTTAGTCAAGAAATTAAACGTAAAAATAAAATAATATCTATTAAAACTAATATAATTTCATTTGAAGAAATTTTGAAAATACTTGAAAATTATAATTTTAATAAAATTGATAATAAGCAAATTAATGTAAAGGATGCTAGTGACAATAAATTAACTATTAATTTTTATAAGAATTCTTTAGTAATTCAAGGAGGTTTAACTTCACTTTTTATAGAAGTAGTTTTTTTATTAATAAATTATTTTAAAAATATTTTATTGGATCAAGAAATTATCAATATTATTGAAAATATTATAGATGAATTTGATTATGAACAAAAAGAAAATACAGATTTTGATTCAGATATTGAATTATTAGAAAATATACCTGATAGTTTAAAAGAATTAATTAGACAGACTCCAAAGTTAATAGTAATTATAAGAAATTATGATGATAATTTTAAAGATTATTGTTTTATTCTTACATCTACTTTTAGAGTTTTAGAAACTCTAATAGCAGATTTTATAATGAAGAAAAGTTCAAAAAAACCCCCTTTATTAATAAAAAAAGATGGTTGAATTAAATTTAATATTTTTAATAAAAATAAAGAGGGTGAAAGAATAATTACAGATAAAACTATTTCAGAGGATAACTCGTTATTGATTATTGAAGGATATAACCTATATAAAGAATATAGAAATTCATACTTGCATGGAAATTTATTACCTGATAATTTAAAAAAAATAAACTCATTAGAAGAAGTAGAAAATATTTTTAATAAAATTTTAGAGTGAATTAAAAAAATTAATGATAAGATATAA
- the mobL gene encoding relaxase MobL, translated as MNTPFNEYKNFKSPVVFKIKPKDKLGKTRNDISKRIEYYYSGKAQKNNKTKNRTYLDYITRGDAIYKLNLTKNELIELNKLRETNSKEYYKKIEYLKTVKEEVTGVWSKEGLVNEERLGEIKSNLLKINQEKQFVWDTVISFESAFVEKYKIYSPEIVHDVLKDRINMLFKSKGINSDKMEWFFTFHKNTDNPHVHLLFFEKEPTRCLKGYEPKYHFDKHLLEDFRFRFATDLILKEQNIEYKDFMKKRENLVNHFKQSLKEPIIWQTSSWMDVKEIYNDLTSDYEKIVYEINKYNYENNRAKFKKVNSLKYNLLNKTEKQRINKIINHILKNDKNISQEFKVYVKNLQGYQNAVNEINNNKDSKFIYESLYGRDGLYSRIGNRILYAIKRNIDISRKGIISAKYYPKIRKIRISIISDLLIKISKLIKIMNSYVSFETNKTEEIFKERERTKK; from the coding sequence AAGCTCAAAAAAATAATAAAACTAAAAATAGAACTTATTTAGATTATATTACACGAGGGGATGCTATTTATAAATTAAATCTAACTAAAAATGAGTTAATTGAATTAAATAAATTAAGAGAAACTAACTCAAAGGAATATTATAAAAAAATAGAGTATTTAAAAACTGTAAAAGAGGAAGTTACCGGAGTTTGAAGTAAAGAAGGATTAGTAAATGAAGAAAGATTAGGAGAAATTAAATCTAATTTATTAAAAATAAATCAAGAAAAGCAATTTGTTTGAGATACAGTTATTTCATTTGAATCTGCTTTTGTTGAAAAGTATAAAATATATTCTCCTGAAATTGTTCATGATGTTTTAAAAGATAGAATAAATATGCTTTTTAAATCTAAAGGCATTAACTCTGATAAAATGGAATGATTTTTTACTTTTCATAAAAATACTGACAATCCTCATGTGCATTTATTATTCTTTGAAAAAGAACCAACAAGATGCTTAAAAGGATATGAACCAAAATATCATTTTGATAAACATCTTTTAGAGGATTTTCGCTTTAGATTTGCAACTGACTTAATATTAAAAGAACAAAACATAGAGTATAAAGATTTTATGAAAAAGAGAGAAAATCTTGTAAATCATTTTAAACAAAGTTTAAAAGAACCAATAATTTGACAAACTTCTTCTTGAATGGATGTAAAAGAGATCTATAATGATTTAACATCTGATTATGAAAAAATAGTATATGAAATTAATAAATATAATTATGAAAATAATAGAGCGAAATTTAAAAAAGTAAATTCCTTAAAATATAATCTTTTAAATAAAACAGAAAAACAAAGAATTAATAAAATTATTAATCATATTTTAAAAAACGATAAAAATATTAGTCAAGAGTTTAAAGTTTATGTAAAAAATTTACAAGGTTATCAAAATGCAGTCAATGAAATAAATAATAATAAAGATAGTAAATTTATCTATGAGTCTCTTTATGGCAGAGATGGACTATATTCAAGAATTGGCAATAGAATTTTGTATGCAATAAAAAGAAATATTGATATATCAAGAAAAGGTATTATTTCAGCAAAATATTATCCAAAAATAAGAAAAATAAGAATCTCTATTATAAGTGATTTATTGATTAAAATTTCTAAGTTAATAAAAATTATGAATAGTTATGTTTCATTTGAAACAAATAAAACAGAGGAAATATTTAAAGAAAGAGAAAGAACTAAAAAATAG
- a CDS encoding type IV secretory system conjugative DNA transfer family protein, producing the protein MHKISKKKRWLVTTIFFLIGLIILISLFLLIKYEIVKVKLLIKYKNFLFIPFIGLVGWYFYITWKIIFNNKSKKAVKNVDTNKIKDFGIARWMHNETEISNLSKQEKTLKEFHHYFGCDIKKCCKPKKEIIKKAAWVINCQYRTKDKNTLVVPPLAKNFEYYDGENNILDTEKYSNSLEKWELEIDKYHFKYNIVYHTLEKLHLLVMGSTGSGKTQKLIFPGIIRNAFLDNKEQPTMVITDPKGEIYEQTSGILELQGYDVKVLNFRDTTTSYSWNPLYISWKYRKEAINYRNEYTFVKTFTNLVTVKEYINKEVIELHNSQTQLLCSIHDTKNCIDCVENFQKEILNNGWEKGEEIKLYVSNGRFHINEYDFEIKVENHIKNLKSLSEKEIMNLASIIIQTSDNGDPFWVNASRTFFIGIAVIMLEIMDKNQDALPLEKFNIVNIIKMMDETNFEEWIEKFRDVKNKDGEDSFGLNQILTVVNSSEQTQKSIITTAKAETTLYTFTSVQGMLCSTQNLINMEEIAYGEKPTILYLIVPDDDKTFHPLVACFVDQLYKTSVKVATNNKVSGRLKEATLSRQIQFYLDEFGNFPKIPTFAQMITVARSRNIFFMLILQDYGQLKTAYGETESQTIKYNCNASIYIRTNDSSTADELSKEYGEKPIVAFNINDKFNRVEKKDYKNKKEEETTNVTTVPLIRGNEILNLDDNFMIVKKSGKNPALLHSIYSYKVKKFKEYMSYKRSFVPSNSINYKKNHYFNFIDNDYQEWINYIGADKELAEWESLNNLDNLEIENNLDFNNSSIEDYHNYNYKSLLEEQNKNIVLQKQNIKSKHLKEIVQQVEENEELDDENEELTSMFYDIEEKFRNKKSMKDQIEKNYFKLEKIKESYYKYSNLLPNEMTTKQKQEYNSLYEQQLKIAEENKKILERCKNSKY; encoded by the coding sequence ATGCATAAGATTTCAAAAAAGAAAAGATGATTAGTTACAACTATTTTTTTTCTTATTGGTTTAATTATATTGATTAGTCTTTTTTTATTAATTAAATATGAAATAGTAAAAGTTAAACTTTTAATAAAGTATAAAAATTTTCTATTTATTCCTTTTATTGGATTGGTAGGATGATATTTTTATATAACTTGAAAAATAATATTTAATAATAAATCAAAAAAAGCTGTAAAGAATGTTGATACAAATAAAATAAAAGATTTTGGAATTGCAAGATGAATGCACAATGAAACAGAAATAAGTAATTTAAGTAAACAAGAAAAAACCTTAAAAGAGTTTCATCATTACTTTGGTTGTGATATTAAAAAATGTTGTAAACCTAAAAAAGAAATAATAAAAAAAGCTGCATGAGTTATAAATTGTCAATATAGAACAAAAGATAAAAATACTCTTGTTGTTCCTCCATTAGCTAAAAACTTTGAATATTATGATGGAGAAAACAATATTTTAGATACTGAGAAGTATTCAAATAGTTTAGAAAAATGAGAATTAGAAATAGATAAATATCATTTTAAATATAATATTGTATATCATACTTTAGAAAAACTTCATTTATTAGTAATGGGTTCAACAGGTAGTGGTAAAACTCAAAAACTTATTTTTCCTGGTATTATTAGAAATGCCTTTTTAGATAATAAAGAACAACCAACAATGGTAATTACTGATCCTAAAGGAGAAATTTATGAACAAACTAGTGGAATACTTGAATTACAAGGCTATGATGTAAAAGTATTAAATTTTAGAGATACTACAACAAGTTATTCATGAAATCCTTTATATATTAGCTGAAAGTATAGAAAAGAAGCTATTAATTATAGAAACGAATATACTTTTGTTAAAACATTTACAAATTTAGTTACTGTAAAAGAATACATAAATAAAGAAGTTATTGAACTACATAATTCACAAACTCAATTATTATGTTCAATTCATGATACTAAAAATTGTATAGATTGTGTTGAAAACTTTCAAAAAGAAATATTAAATAACGGTTGAGAAAAAGGAGAAGAAATAAAATTATATGTTTCAAATGGTAGATTTCATATAAATGAATATGACTTTGAAATAAAAGTAGAGAATCATATTAAAAATTTAAAGTCCTTATCTGAAAAAGAGATAATGAATCTAGCAAGTATTATTATTCAAACTTCTGATAATGGAGATCCTTTTTGAGTTAATGCATCAAGAACCTTTTTTATAGGAATAGCAGTTATTATGTTAGAAATTATGGATAAAAATCAAGATGCTTTACCTTTAGAAAAATTTAATATTGTAAATATAATTAAAATGATGGATGAAACAAATTTTGAAGAATGAATAGAGAAATTTAGAGATGTTAAAAATAAAGATGGCGAGGATTCTTTTGGATTAAATCAAATTCTTACAGTAGTGAATTCAAGTGAACAGACTCAAAAATCCATTATAACAACAGCTAAAGCAGAAACAACTCTTTATACTTTTACAAGTGTTCAAGGAATGTTATGCAGTACACAAAATTTAATAAATATGGAAGAAATAGCTTATGGAGAAAAACCCACAATTTTATATTTAATTGTTCCAGATGATGATAAAACATTTCATCCTTTAGTAGCTTGTTTTGTAGATCAATTGTATAAAACTTCAGTTAAAGTAGCTACAAATAATAAAGTTAGTGGTAGATTAAAAGAAGCTACATTATCTAGACAAATTCAGTTTTATTTAGATGAATTTGGTAACTTTCCTAAAATACCAACATTTGCACAAATGATTACTGTAGCTAGAAGTAGAAATATTTTCTTTATGTTAATTTTGCAAGACTATGGTCAATTAAAAACTGCTTATGGAGAAACTGAATCACAAACTATTAAATATAACTGTAATGCAAGTATTTATATTAGAACTAATGATTCATCAACTGCAGATGAGTTATCAAAAGAATATGGAGAAAAGCCAATAGTAGCTTTTAATATTAATGATAAGTTTAATAGAGTAGAGAAAAAAGATTATAAAAATAAAAAAGAAGAGGAAACTACTAATGTTACAACTGTTCCTTTAATTAGGGGAAATGAAATATTAAATTTAGATGATAATTTTATGATAGTTAAAAAAAGTGGTAAAAACCCTGCTTTGCTTCATTCAATATATTCTTATAAAGTTAAAAAATTTAAAGAATATATGAGTTATAAACGTAGTTTTGTTCCTTCTAATTCAATTAATTATAAGAAAAATCACTATTTTAATTTTATAGATAATGATTATCAAGAGTGAATTAATTATATTGGAGCAGATAAAGAATTAGCAGAATGAGAGTCTTTAAATAATTTAGATAATTTAGAAATAGAAAATAATTTGGATTTTAATAATAGTTCGATTGAAGATTATCACAATTATAATTACAAGTCTTTATTAGAAGAACAAAATAAGAATATAGTTTTGCAAAAGCAAAATATTAAATCAAAACACTTAAAAGAAATAGTTCAACAAGTAGAAGAAAATGAGGAACTAGATGATGAAAATGAAGAGTTAACTTCAATGTTTTATGACATTGAAGAAAAGTTTAGAAATAAAAAAAGTATGAAAGATCAAATAGAAAAAAATTATTTTAAATTAGAAAAAATTAAAGAAAGTTATTATAAATATTCTAATCTGTTACCAAATGAAATGACTACAAAACAAAAGCAAGAATATAATAGTTTATATGAACAACAGCTTAAAATAGCTGAAGAAAATAAAAAAATACTTGAGAGATGTAAAAACTCAAAATATTAG